In one window of Erinaceus europaeus chromosome 17, mEriEur2.1, whole genome shotgun sequence DNA:
- the MRPL21 gene encoding large ribosomal subunit protein bL21m — MAAPAAARALPVTLGRLVSACRRHVVRPPGSGAASLLLAPRSFSTPSPSSPPRLVARTSLSQPPWPEVVLPDPAEESRHHADVVAHVNGLIAASAHGRLFAVVHFASHQWKVTDGDLILISNQLDVACGERLRLEKVLLVGADDFTLLGKPLLGKDLVRVEATVIEKTESWPKVHMRFKRRKNFRKKKIIVNPQTILRINSIELAPRLC; from the exons ATGGCGGCGCCCGCGGCGGCTCGCGCCCTGCCGGTCACCCTGGGGCGGCTCGTGTCCGCGTGCCGCCGCCACGTCGTGAGGCCGCCGGGGTCCGGGGCGG CCTCCCTGCTGCTCGCCCCCAGGAGTTTCAGCACGCCGAGCCCTTCCTCCCCGCCACG ACTCGTGGCCCGGACCTCCCTGAGTCAGCCCCCGTGGCCTGAAGTCGTCCTGCCGGACCCCGCCGAGGAGAGCAGGCACCACGCAG ACGTGGTGGCGCACGTGAACGGGCTGATCGCGGCCAGCGCGCACGGCAGGCTCTTCGCGGTGGTGCACTTCGCCAGCCACCAGTGGAAGGTCACGGACGGGGACCTGATCCTCATCAGCAACCAGCTGGACGTGGCGTGCGGGGAACGGCTGCGGCTGGAGAAG GTCCTGCTGGTCGGGGCTGACGACTTCACGCTGCTCGGGAAGCCGCTGCTCGG GAAGGACCTGGTGCGCGTGGAAGCCACGGTCATTGAAAAGACGGAGTCGTGGCCGAAAGTCCACATGAGGTTTAAGAGAAGGAAGAACTTCCGGAAGAAGAAGA TAATCGTGAACCCCCAGACCATCCTTCGGATAAACAGCATCGAGCTCGCCCCCCGTCTGTGCTGA